Sequence from the Sphingobacteriaceae bacterium GW460-11-11-14-LB5 genome:
AACCCCGTTTACCACAAGAGCATAAGGTATTTGAATTAGATAAAGGAATATGACTAAACTCACCCGCGTAGCCGCTACTACCCCGGTATAATTTGCCATTAATAATCATCCCTAAACCTGTACCCCAGCCAATATTCACAACGAGTACATCTTTTAAGTTTCTTGCTTCACCAAAGTTTAATTCAGCTAAGGCGATCAAACTCGAGTCGTTATCTATGTAAACTGGTAATCTTAGTTTTTTAGCGAGATAGTCTTGCAGACTTATATCGTTTTCAACCTGCATAAACGAATAGTTCATTCCTTTTTCTGCATTCACAAAACCCGGCATGCCAATACCAATCCCCAATAAATTTTCTTTATCGATTGTTGATTTTTTAATGCAATGATCAATGAATTCAATTAAAGTATCGGCACTTTTACTTTGGGTCATATCTAAATCGATCACCTGCGTTGGCAAAACCTGGTGATTGGACAAATCATATATGGTTAACTGACTCGTTAACTGATCCATGGCTACGGCTATTATATACCGCTTATAATCGGGGTTTAATAAAAAATTTAAAGGGCGGCGGCCTCCGGTAGATGGTGCCAATCCTTGCTCTATAATTAAGCCATCCTCTATTAATGCATTTACAGTCGATGTAATTAAAGGCAAACTCTTTTTAGTGCGTTTACTTAAATCGGTTAGAGAGGATTTCTTTTTATAATAAAGCAGTTTAATGATGTCGGCCCTTAATCGTTGTGCTTTCTTAATAGTTGCTGACATTTTTAATTTGGTTTATATAAATTTATAAAAAAAATAAAAGAAAAGCAAT
This genomic interval carries:
- a CDS encoding sugar kinase; protein product: MSATIKKAQRLRADIIKLLYYKKKSSLTDLSKRTKKSLPLITSTVNALIEDGLIIEQGLAPSTGGRRPLNFLLNPDYKRYIIAVAMDQLTSQLTIYDLSNHQVLPTQVIDLDMTQSKSADTLIEFIDHCIKKSTIDKENLLGIGIGMPGFVNAEKGMNYSFMQVENDISLQDYLAKKLRLPVYIDNDSSLIALAELNFGEARNLKDVLVVNIGWGTGLGMIINGKLYRGSSGYAGEFSHIPLSNSNTLCSCGKRGCLEVETSLLVMVQKAEEAVKNGEETSLKTLFNDKSKSHVDHFLNAVVKQDPVAISILADAAFQIGKGLATLIHIMNPERIVLSGRGAKAGKMLLPPIQQAINEFCIPRVAEQTEIKCSSLSDEAELLAAASLMVENSLFE